Genomic DNA from Coffea arabica cultivar ET-39 chromosome 7e, Coffea Arabica ET-39 HiFi, whole genome shotgun sequence:
GTTTCCTGTCTCCTCCGGCCTCCTGCCTCATTCATTCAATCCTTCCTTAGAACGAGTTCCATTACTCTCTATACATGTTACCCCTAAGATTCTTGTCCTCAACAAAATCATCCGCTCCGCTCgaataaattgataatttaaatTGGCAATTCGTATCAAGCAACAATGCGACATTCAACCCTGTCGATGCCGGCGTTAACTGGCTGACTGCAACCGCTGAAATGAattgtaaaattttaaaattcaaattccaaATGTGCAAAATATTCGACGCAGCAAGTTTCGTTTCAAGACTGCCAACGTGAATGCGACCTCCGCAAACAACTGCAAAAACTAGTCCCACCCTACCACACAAACACTTGCCCTAACGAACACGGTAACACGCATGCCTGCCAGAGCATCCTGTCACACGCCCATGAGGAAGGAAAAAGAGATGAATGATTTGCTCCGAATTGCCACTGGATCCAAAAATGACCAGCAACTTTAACTTCCAAGTTCTTTTTTGAGTTGGAGGAACTGATCAGTACCGGCCAAAATCCCACCATTTTTTTCCCCAAGTCACGGAATTGAAATCACCCCTATACCACATAACACGTTGGGCTTGGCTCCgttggtttgatgattttctagCAGCTAGGACCAACGCATATAAGGACCATAGATTGATACCGTAGCCTGTTGCCTTATCGGATTAGGATTCTTCCTGAGTATCACCTTTCGTGGGCCATAAAAGAGATGTCATGAAGTCTTACTTTCCTTCAATAGCGCATTTCCTGGGGAAGAATGTCTAGGCCTTACATTACCAGACAACATAGTCTGTAGTACTAAAGAACTTTCAATGCCCCCGGATGGGCACAGGAATAGCAATAGGAAGTTAAAATCTCACGAGATGTTTTCCCATGCGACGGCACCAACCAGGAAAGCAATTGAGTCGGTCATCTGATCGACCCAATAATTTAAGTAATAAAATTCAAGATAGGTAacctataaataaataaataaataattcgttACAACTATATATCTGTTGAAGTGTAACGCCCTTCAGATATGTACCCAGTGGAGGAAACAACCCTGCTACAAACAAGTGTTATGACAAGTGAACAGTTTCAAGTATAACATTCTATATGCACAGCAGAAACATATTTCTGCCCGATCCGAGCACTTACACTTGGGAAATATTAATTGCAATCTCTCCATAGCAGCCAGAGATGGCATAAGGCGCTGAACAAGCGGTCCAAATCTAACATCATCTGCCAATACAATGCGGAGCTACCCCTTACCTTAAAGAGTGTCAGATAAAATGCTGATTTTCTCCACcaatagaaagaaaaaatgagagCACCCAACCGGTAGAGCTTGTAAAACAGCAAATCAACAGCCAAGGCTCCTCAAGCAGCAGGCCCGTAGCATTCGCTTGATGTCTTGATGAGAGACTTGAACATCTCAAGCTTCAGAACTCTGCTGACAGCCACACTACTACATCCTTAATGATACACAGAAGCTTTGCATGAAATGGATGAAATTGACTGTACAACAAAGGATGAGCTTTTCCATTAGACCAAATTAAGAAAGTGCATCAGTAAAAGAAATCAAGCCAACGCTTTTCCACCAATAGATGATGCTAATACCAAGCCTATCACAATACCTTAAGTGAACCAACCACAGACCTAGTTGTCAATTTTACCATTCCTGCACCATCCAAACTATAACATTTTCAAGCTAAGGGGCAAGTAAATTGAAATATACCATGTCTGCAGTGGTGAAGTTTTACAAAGCTAGCATTATCACATCAGAATTCTTGAAGCGATGCTGATAATTGCATCATTCAAAATCTTACAATTCAAAGCAGGGTTTATCCTAGATATAGCCAACTTTTTCCTGTTATACCAGGAACCAATATTCAACTAGGCAACAAGACCAAATATCAATGGTAGCCAATAAACCTGGTCAATTCTTCCCTGCCAATATCAATCGAATTCATCGAAAACTCTCTACTTCCCCCAAAAATATGAGAACTCACAGGAATCTCATGTAGAGGGCAGTTTATAATTTTAGATGCACCAAGaattaatcaaaattcaaaatcataCTTACTCGAGATCATTGTCCTGGTTGTGATGTATTCCATTACGTATTGGGATGACTGAAGCTTGAAACTACAGACACAGTTACAAATGTAATTCTGTTAGGCTTAAACCTAAAATGCCAACTTTAACATTTTCACTCAAACTTCAAAGTTAATCTGTAAGAATAAAAATAACAGATCAGAATAACAAACTGTTTAAACTACTTACTCAACACCCACGAAACTCAACAGGCACCAATTAACCATCCATTTCTGGATAACTAATGGCCtataaaatatatttgaaagtcAGGCACTAAACTTAGATCTCTCAAAAGTAAACTAAAGTTGCTCAGGCAAAAAAGAACAGCACTCACTTGGAGACAAAACCACCTGAGACAATCATGAAATTGCATAAGCAAACATGCTTCCTGCATAGGTCAAAGGTATAAACTTGTGAtaaaaaacaaagcaaagggAGATGTGCAAGTATGGCTGTAATGGTAAAGAACAACCAAAACCACAACTTACTCCAATAAATATGCATGCAACATTTACCATGATAAGCCAAAAAGAAGTTGCAAACTTCTCaacaaagcaagaaagaaaCTTGCTGAAACTTTGTTAGTACACGAAAAGGCAGTCCTAAGATctaattttcaccaaaaattgTCATAGCACAAACAAAAACCTTTTAGTTTCCTCAAAAAAGTCACCAGACCATGCAACTGTAGAGAACACGCGAAGGAAATTCAAATGAGTACACGACAACAATCTTCAGTAAGTCTCAATTGTAATAGGGAGAAAACATCATATCAGAACTTCAAAGACAGCATACCTTGCCCAAGAACCAAAATGGCATTGGCAGACAAAGGTATAATTTCTTGGATCTTTTCACTGACAAATATTGCTTGCGTACCTGACCACCGAAAGTATCAAACCAATAATTATCAGTAACACCCTGAAAACAGATTATTCAatactattttttttcaatgcAACAGAAGGCCGATTTTTAATGTCTTAAACAAATGCaacatttttattattattatttttttggcgGGTGGGGTGGGGTGGGTGGATAAGGAGGGCTGGGTCGCCTCTGGAACCAAAATCTAATTAGCATCTGAGAAAGTGCTAAGCTAGAATCTTTTATCAGTAGGCTCCAGACAATGACGACAATAAGCATCCAGATTGTTTTGGACCAGATACCAATAATGATGACACTCTACTATGAAATACCGTAACAAAAGTACAtaataaacttgaaaaaaaaaaaaactttagagACATAGCAATTCTTAACCAAGAAGCAGAATCACATTGCTTTGGTGGATGGTTTATGCATACCTTAACCATTTAAGAAATGTAAAATCAACTCCATGAAGAGCGGAAGCTCAGTGAAATAGAATACAGACCATACTCACAGATGCACATACCCATTTCAAAGCAAAATTATGAAGTTTTTAGAGTCTAAGATGTTTAAGTAATAGAATTTCACAAGCAGATTAGTGCAAATTGAAAACCAAGTGTTTAAGACAGCAATTCCTCACTCTCTTTTCCGAGTGTTCCACTCATTGAAGTCTCTTCATCAGTCAGAACAATCATCTGCACAGTATATTGTCCATCTGATATCCAAATAATCTGTGATCCTGCGATTGATGGAAATTCATTTAGCTTTGTATAGATGGTAAAAGCAAATTCATCATGAAGTAATGGTCAAAATGATGCACTATTGGGGAAACAAACGATGGCTACCTTTCACCACTGCCCtcagcccccccccccccccccacaaaaaAAAGTAGCAACTCGTGAGAATCTAGAGGACCATCAGGGATGTTTTTGCATGTTCTCGAGAAATTACAtccgggtattcttaaacataaAGATAGCTGCAAATTATTGGACTTACCAGGGAGAACTGCCAGTTTATGCACTCTAGCGGTCTGAGTTAACTGTGTTGTATGAAAAGGACATTCTGATCCATGCACAGAATTGGACAAGCACATGAGATGAAGATCTCCATCAGAATCCAAGATTAGAAACTTGGTAAGTGATAATACATGGATTGATATTGCCTTTGGAGACTTCACTGGCATCTTGACATATCGAAAACTTTCAATTTGCTTGCCATTAAATGCTATGAAACACACACCCCAATCTCGAGTATCTTGTCTCAATGTCATGGTCCTCGGCTTCACTGCAAGTTAGAACGCACAATAAGCAGCTGTAACAATGGAGAGATGAAGACTTTTAGAAATCTCAGAATCATGCGGCTTCTAGTTAACAAGAGAAGAATTTTAAGCTACGTCCAACGACATTAATAAAACAAGAGAAGTAATTCCACCCAATGAAATGCCTAAGCTGTAACATCTGTGAATGCTGCAAATGCCCCATTCTTTACCACTCCAAGAGAgtctttttccattttcaaaatgCCATATTTAATTGTGTTAGGTCATACTACCAAAAGTATTGGCTGATGGTTCAGATTCTATTTAAGAACATGAAACATTATCTGCAATGCAGTTCTAATAAAACCTGCACTTGGAAAATGCTGAAAAGAACAGGAAAAGTTGCCAAATGCAAGTTAAGACATTCCTTATCTCTCTCCTCTTCTGAAAGATAAACTTGGAGCCCCTTGATCCACTCCACTATTTTGCTGGCGAATGCAAATGTCTAAGCTAACGTTCAACATTCATGGTTTCCAGCACCAATTGCAGTTCATTTGGCATCATTCGTTGCCATACTTGTGATCAAATTATTATATATCTAAAGATGGGCAAAAAAACCAATACAACTAAGAACCAAAAGCCAGTACTTTGGGTCAAAACATTCATGCTTAAAACAAGAAGAGCCTTGTCCAGTAACTGCAAGCACGTGCATGATTCCAAACAAGCTAAGCACCAAATAAACTACATGACTGACAATTGAATGGTGAGGTAAATGCAAGCAAAAAACTAATCCCACAATATAAATTCACTCCGACGACAATAAAGATCCGACCTCTACAAAGTTTTCAAATTCAGGTACAAAGTTAAATAGCGCCAAACCAAAACCAACGAACTCACCAGATTCAGACTGCTTATCCATCTTTCCTTCAAACTGGCCATTCGAAACCACACTAACTGCCCCTTCAGGCCCCATATTTTTGCGGCCAGAGTTGCTAGAATGAACCGCATGATCAATTCCATTTATTCCCTGAACCAACCCATTTTGCAGCTTATTAGCTTTGCTAACTTCCAACTTACCAGCATCCTTGTTGTCCATTCCTCCATTTAAATTCCTCCTAATAATACTACTACTCACTCTCCCCTCTCTGTTAACCCTCCCTTTCACCAGTGGCCGCAAGGGGAAAAACCTAACCCCATTCTCTTCTCCCAAAATCAAATGCCCAGACGAGACACTCATGGAAAAAACCGGCAAGACACAATCAATCACAGCACACTTCATCAACTTCACCTCTTCAAAATCCGCCTCCAATTTGACAGCAAAAACCCAAATCTTCGAATTCGAAACAGAATACATGGTGAAAAAATTACTCCCACCCGCCAATTTCACCGAAACGCCATGAGAAACCGCGAAAACAACGCCATACTTGTTATCATCGAACCTCAAATCCGTATGGTTAGATCGAACCTTGAGCTTCACAAACGCCTTCCGGGTAggatgaaaaataaagaagCGGAAGAGAACAGCTGTGCCGCCGAGGAAAGGCGAGGAGGTGATGAAAATAGAACGAGGGTTAGGGTTAGAGAGGAGGTGGAGGAAGGCAGCGGAGGAGGTGGGAGAAGGGACGAGAGTGGAGGGAGAAGGGAaggaagagagggagagaggggaGAGAGAAGGGTAAAGAGACAAAGAGGTGTCGGAATGGTGAAGGGCGAGGGAGTTGGAATTGGAATCGAAGAGGAAAGAGGTGATGTGGGGAGGTGGAGAATACTGGGCAAGGAAGGAGAAAGATGGGTTTGGGAGGCTAAGCTGACAAGCTTGGACGGTTACCATTATGGGAAACGCGGGAATGGGAATCGGAGCTGGAATTTGATTAAATGTAGAAGGAAGGTGGCGGTTTTGGCCGGGAAATAATGCCTTGTTTACTACATCTCAGGTGATGTCTCAGCCCGAGATGTTCGGCCGGCGGGAAGAGAAAATAAATTTTCGTACCGTCGTTGACCGGTTTGGCAACATGAGGAGGGGCTGTGTTAGAGCGGGGACACTGCCAATTGTCAGAGAGTGAAATTTGTCTATGTTGACTTTTGATcctatatctttttttttcggcctttttttttactgaatttaaatagtaattttttaaaaaaaagggataatttcaaaaacctctctAAAGGTTTTTAACAGTCTcactgagtttgtttggataagagtttatttggatgatttatttgagatatttactgtagcactttttgtaatgggatgtatgtgagataaaaaggtgattgggaagataaaaaggtggttgggaTTTGTGAGAATAAATTTTGCAAACCAAATAAACTCAGTACTGTCTTCTCTTGATATTTCTAAAATATCATAAGCCTCCCTTTGTCAGGTGATTGGGGTCCAATTATTGCATCAATCATGGAGAAATGATTTAATCACTTACACaattgaagagatattttgctATTATGTTTACATGATTAGTTAAATTGTTATTAATCTAGTTTAACATAAATAATGAAAATTTATAAGTTTTTTGTAAAAGTTTCTAATATGCCATTACAAAAAGGGGCCAAATATTCACCTTTTTGTGATTGATAATTGATGTGTATGACTAGAAGCAATGATTCAAACtttagtgatttttgtgaaataaGAGAAATGGAGCTTTTTTCAGCATATCTAAGGATTTATGAGACTTGAAGAGAAAATTTGGTCTCAAAATTTTACTGGTTGTGAACATCTCAAAATTAGCCTCTAAGATTTTTTTACtcttaaattttgaaaaattttattatttgattgcaAATGTTAGGGTAGTTCTTAATAATCATTGCTTAGTAGTGACCCTATAAGTGAAAATAATATCTTggatcaaacaaaaaaaaaatgaaaaacatgacATTATGTAGTTGGTTTATGTTCTATATGATTTGCTTCATTTAATGATCGGTATTCAATTAtagtgtttttccttttttcatctTGATTGTTACTTTTATTATCATGGAAAATAGGTGTTGGTGTTGAATGAAATATAGGTAAAAAATTGTTGGTTGTATGCTACTAAATAAAAATACCTTTTAATGATGacaatttatttcttgattgaGATTATTCAACAAATGATCCTTTTTTAACTGAGATGTTGGTTGTAGCAgggttttatataattttagtCTCTTGTAGTAGAGCATGTTACTGATGTGTTATAATAGTATAATATTACACGTGCAATATGCAGATAAGACTTTGAGTTGATAAAGTAGTTGTAAAAGTTAGAAATATATAGTCATTTGGTTATACTATATGAATGAGGTAATAGTTACGCAATTTTGAAATCGGAGCATTACTTGTGCAAGTAATTTCACTTACAATCACACTTGAGGGTAGTTGTGGAATCAAATTGTTTTCGCTCTCCTAATACCAATTTTATAttgtttttgtatttgaattggactgatttgTCATCTGTTAATtaattttaggggaggttttCGATATTTTGAAAACTTCAACGGAGGACAGTGGAATTGTTAGAAACGTCAGGGgatgtttttgaaattatccattTTGAAACGAAAAAATGGCAATACTTGGCGACATTATTAACGTTAATGGATCAGCTTTGCGGTGAATCACGCCAATTCCCTTGAACCTtagcaaagaaataaaacacaCGCGCGCGTCTTAAACCCGTCCAAACTAATAAATGCTACCCATTTGTTAGATGTTGTTCGACGGATTCTCCTATCCTGTTTTAGTAAGACACAGGACTAAGTACATAAAAATGAAAGATTGGACTAAACATGAAATTATGTATCGTTCTTACCccaaaattttcataaatttttgcacacaaaataaaaaaaaagtagtgtTACCTTTTTTTAATATAAGGGTGCATGACAGAGTAATCCTTATGAGGtagtaataaaatattatacCATCATTAATGGTAACAGTTCGCTTCTATTAATTGTTTTTAGCACTCTTGGCATCTCATTCTTGACTCCTTGGGCTTATTTTCCTGTCATGTGAAATCTACGCTAATTTCAACACTGTTGTGTAGGAGTAAAGTTGGGttgaatggtaaaaaaaaagaagatataaTTGTAAATAAGAAATGCTGAGTTTAAATCTTTCACTTCTAaagaaaaaaggataaaaaaaaaaactgttgtaTAGATCACGAACACAGAAAATTACGAGCAATATATCTTATACGCAGATGAACGGCTTTTGGTGGGTCTTTCTAACTTCTGATGTAAATTATTGCCCGTAACACCACAATTTTATGATTTGGTTATACTAACCAAAACTTTTCCTACATAATATGATGATTACAACAACCATTTTGGTActcaaatgtttttttttttttgcccttttctttGGGAGAGGTGGCGGTGGTTGgtgggaggaggaagaagacgaTAATAGTACTCCAATGCTGAATATCGTCCTGCTAGTGCTAGTGCTAGTGCTAGTCAATTTAAAGTTCcaatacaataaaaataaaattggtTCAAATCAAAGAAAAACACGTCACGAATCACAATTGCACCAATTTCCGAAAGGCACTTTTATTTGCATAGACCACCACGAGAAGACCAGTACAACAAATCATAATAGCCTTTTGTTTAATGGCGTGGCGGGGCTCTATAGTTTACTACGTTACATGTCGAAAAAGGAGGAccaaaggaacaaaaagaagacTCAGCAATAATTAATCATAACAGCATGGGTCCATCGTCGTCATCAATTAGTTTGTGAAATTGGAAACGGTGGCCCCGGCCTCACAACCCTTTGCAGCAGCTGATGGCTCCACCGCGGGCGACGGAGTAACCGGAGGTCCCAGTAGCTCACTAGGTAGATCCGGTATACCCTTCAAGTAGAAAGTGTAGAACAGCTTGAAAGGGAACACAAGCTGCTGCAGTTTGACTTGACCGTACGCCCCTTCAAAAATCCCTGATCCACCGGTCACGGCTAGGTAGGTGTCCTCGTAGGTCAGGTAAGGCCCCTGAACGGCTATGTGACCATAGCCACCGAAATAAAAGCTGAAAATTGCTTCGTACCGGTCACCCTTTTTCTCGGGTTCGTGCTTGATCAGAATGCAAATTCCTGCTGTGATCCCTAACCGTTTCTGCAGGCTCCCGCTGTATATCTGTGACGTACCAAAAATTGTTAAGACGCTTGATTTCCAATTTGAGTGCTTGCATGCGCTTGATCAGACGAATATTTTTCAAGAAAGTAAAActgaaaaaagagggaaaaaatttATCCCATAACCAAAAGAATGCTGCTTTACTTTGTTGGTGAAAGGGATGAGATCGCCTAGAGAATTAACGTCTTTTTGGCTCAATTTCAGAAAGGCAGGGCTTCCGCGGTCACGTTCGTTGATCTCGTAGACATTCAGTTCTTGAACTTTAGCTGAAAACCAAGTGCACAACAGTCGAGGATTAAACCAACCAGATTTGTTTAATTGGTGATCGGCTCAGAAGCTAAAAAATACTACTTACTTGGTGTTGAGTCTGATGGGGTGCTCTGGCTCTTGCACGTGAAAGATCTGCAGGTGGCTGCAGAGTTGGCGGTGAGGCGAAAGTTGTTAGAGATCAAGGGGTTAGAGAAGGGCTTAAAGCTAAGAATATTTTGGGCGGTGGGGGAGGAGCTGGTTAGCAGCTTTACGGAGGAAGAAGCGGCCCTGAAAGCAGCGGAGGTTGAAGAAGCGGCAGCCATGGTGTAATCTGGGGCTATACACTGTTCTAAGTTTTACAGCACTATTGCTTTGATAAAGAGGAGGAGCGTGGTTCTTGAGAAAACTTGATGGGTTGATCAAACTGATTGGAGGCTGCAGGCTTTTTGCCAGGGGAGGaccatatatatgtgtgtgtgtgaactGCAGAGTGAATAAAAATGTGGGAAATGAAATGCTTATAGTTATAGGATTGGAGAGTATGGACTGTGGAACGTGTTATTGGTTTAGTGCGTAGGCTTTGAACTACTATTGCGGCTCTGGTTAATGGCTATGGGCGGGGCGATTTGCGAACATGTGTGGCGGTGCGTGAGAACTGATGAGAAGTGAGCAGTAGTAGTAACTGTTGATTATGGGATGTGGACTTTGAAGTTTGACCAAAAGTCAAAGGGGAGCTTTTGAGATAAGTCCACGGTGATTGGTAAAAGTAATGAAAATTGGTTTTGACAAATATGACAAGTGTTGTTCTAGCAGAGGAAAATGGAGTAGTCCAGCTACTTTGGTACTGTTACTTCACACGCTGAAAACTCGAGCAGTACTTAAAGATGCTACATTAGACCTAGTGCCGGTA
This window encodes:
- the LOC140011051 gene encoding uncharacterized protein isoform X3; translation: MVTVQACQLSLPNPSFSFLAQYSPPPHITSFLFDSNSNSLALHHSDTSLSLYPSLSPLSLSSFPSPSTLVPSPTSSAAFLHLLSNPNPRSIFITSSPFLGGTAVLFRFFIFHPTRKAFVKLKVRSNHTDLRFDDNKYGVVFAVSHGVSVKLAGGSNFFTMYSVSNSKIWVFAVKLEADFEEVKLMKCAVIDCVLPVFSMSVSSGHLILGEENGVRFFPLRPLVKGRVNREGRVSSSIIRRNLNGGMDNKDAGKLEVSKANKLQNGLVQGINGIDHAVHSSNSGRKNMGPEGAVSVVSNGQFEGKMDKQSESVKPRTMTLRQDTRDWGVCFIAFNGKQIESFRYVKMPVKSPKAISIHVLSLTKFLILDSDGDLHLMCLSNSVHGSECPFHTTQLTQTARVHKLAVLPGSQIIWISDGQYTVQMIVLTDEETSMSGTLGKESTQAIFVSEKIQEIIPLSANAILVLGQGGFVSNFKLQSSQYVMEYITTRTMISRCSSVAVSRVLKLEMFKSLIKTSSECYGPAA
- the LOC140011051 gene encoding uncharacterized protein isoform X1; this encodes MVTVQACQLSLPNPSFSFLAQYSPPPHITSFLFDSNSNSLALHHSDTSLSLYPSLSPLSLSSFPSPSTLVPSPTSSAAFLHLLSNPNPRSIFITSSPFLGGTAVLFRFFIFHPTRKAFVKLKVRSNHTDLRFDDNKYGVVFAVSHGVSVKLAGGSNFFTMYSVSNSKIWVFAVKLEADFEEVKLMKCAVIDCVLPVFSMSVSSGHLILGEENGVRFFPLRPLVKGRVNREGRVSSSIIRRNLNGGMDNKDAGKLEVSKANKLQNGLVQGINGIDHAVHSSNSGRKNMGPEGAVSVVSNGQFEGKMDKQSESVKPRTMTLRQDTRDWGVCFIAFNGKQIESFRYVKMPVKSPKAISIHVLSLTKFLILDSDGDLHLMCLSNSVHGSECPFHTTQLTQTARVHKLAVLPGSQIIWISDGQYTVQMIVLTDEETSMSGTLGKESTQAIFVSEKIQEIIPLSANAILVLGQGGFVSKPLVIQKWMVNWCLLSFVGVDFKLQSSQYVMEYITTRTMISRCSSVAVSRVLKLEMFKSLIKTSSECYGPAA
- the LOC140011051 gene encoding uncharacterized protein isoform X4, which codes for MVTVQACQLSLPNPSFSFLAQYSPPPHITSFLFDSNSNSLALHHSDTSLSLYPSLSPLSLSSFPSPSTLVPSPTSSAAFLHLLSNPNPRSIFITSSPFLGGTAVLFRFFIFHPTRKAFVKLKVRSNHTDLRFDDNKYGVVFAVSHGVSVKLAGGSNFFTMYSVSNSKIWVFAVKLEADFEEVKLMKCAVIDCVLPVFSMSVSSGHLILGEENGVRFFPLRPLVKGRVNREGRVSSSIIRRNLNGGMDNKDAGKLEVSKANKLQNGLVQGINGIDHAVHSSNSGRKNMGPEGAVSVVSNGQFEGKMDKQSESVKPRTMTLRQDTRDWGVCFIAFNGKQIESFRYVKMPVKSPKAISIHVLSLTKFLILDSDGDLHLMCLSNSVHGSECPFHTTQLTQTARVHKLAVLPGSQIIWISDGQYTVQMIVLTDEETSMSGTLGKESTQAIFVSEKIQEIIPLSANAILVLGQGGFVSNFKLQSSQYVMEYITTRTMISINFIHFMQSFCVSLRM
- the LOC140011051 gene encoding uncharacterized protein isoform X2; the encoded protein is MVTVQACQLSLPNPSFSFLAQYSPPPHITSFLFDSNSNSLALHHSDTSLSLYPSLSPLSLSSFPSPSTLVPSPTSSAAFLHLLSNPNPRSIFITSSPFLGGTAVLFRFFIFHPTRKAFVKLKVRSNHTDLRFDDNKYGVVFAVSHGVSVKLAGGSNFFTMYSVSNSKIWVFAVKLEADFEEVKLMKCAVIDCVLPVFSMSVSSGHLILGEENGVRFFPLRPLVKGRVNREGRVSSSIIRRNLNGGMDNKDAGKLEVSKANKLQNGLVQGINGIDHAVHSSNSGRKNMGPEGAVSVVSNGQFEGKMDKQSESVKPRTMTLRQDTRDWGVCFIAFNGKQIESFRYVKMPVKSPKAISIHVLSLTKFLILDSDGDLHLMCLSNSVHGSECPFHTTQLTQTARVHKLAVLPGSQIIWISDGQYTVQMIVLTDEETSMSGTLGKESTQAIFVSEKIQEIIPLSANAILVLGQGGFVSKPLVIQKWMVNWCLLSFVGVDFKLQSSQYVMEYITTRTMISINFIHFMQSFCVSLRM
- the LOC140011051 gene encoding uncharacterized protein isoform X5; this encodes MVTVQACQLSLPNPSFSFLAQYSPPPHITSFLFDSNSNSLALHHSDTSLSLYPSLSPLSLSSFPSPSTLVPSPTSSAAFLHLLSNPNPRSIFITSSPFLGGTAVLFRFFIFHPTRKAFVKLKVRSNHTDLRFDDNKYGVVFAVSHGVSVKLAGGSNFFTMYSVSNSKIWVFAVKLEADFEEVKLMKCAVIDCVLPVFSMSVSSGHLILGEENGVRFFPLRPLVKGRVNREGRVSSSIIRRNLNGGMDNKDAGKLEVSKANKLQNGLVQGINGIDHAVHSSNSGRKNMGPEGAVSVVSNGQFEGKMDKQSESVKPRTMTLRQDTRDWGVCFIAFNGKQIESFRYVKMPVKSPKAISIHVLSLTKFLILDSDGDLHLMCLSNSVHGSECPFHTTQLTQTARVHKLAVLPGSQIIWISDGQYTVQMIVLTDEETSMSGTLGKESTQAIFVSEKIQEIIPLSANAILVLGQVSSFSHPNT
- the LOC113699353 gene encoding allene oxide cyclase, chloroplastic-like, whose translation is MAAASSTSAAFRAASSSVKLLTSSSPTAQNILSFKPFSNPLISNNFRLTANSAATCRSFTCKSQSTPSDSTPTKVQELNVYEINERDRGSPAFLKLSQKDVNSLGDLIPFTNKIYSGSLQKRLGITAGICILIKHEPEKKGDRYEAIFSFYFGGYGHIAVQGPYLTYEDTYLAVTGGSGIFEGAYGQVKLQQLVFPFKLFYTFYLKGIPDLPSELLGPPVTPSPAVEPSAAAKGCEAGATVSNFTN